A genomic segment from Aegilops tauschii subsp. strangulata cultivar AL8/78 chromosome 1, Aet v6.0, whole genome shotgun sequence encodes:
- the LOC141039156 gene encoding uncharacterized protein: MAEEPSAKRPRGETSDQSTEVDDVQVPGQKHDYKVHLKEVDIHGKEKLDVVCTSNPEEADKMISRILKRVCGFYPQYIGVDVEPKSLRPFLKEDRFYTFVGFSIEGDKEMLRSSGLEINPDKYIDIQRKWRVPFMGRKRYHSLADVAGSVIHPFYKQMKDKIDRVEDHKLWGISPLPNYLIEYATIDAYATY, from the exons ATGGCGGAGGAACCATCTGCCAAGCGTCCCCGTGGTGAGACGTCCGACCAGAGCACCGAGGTCGACGACGTTCAGGTCCCCGGTCAGAAGCACGACTACAAAGTGCACCTCAAGGAGGTTGACATCCACGGCAAGGAAAAGCTGGATGTCGTATGCACCAGCAATCCTGAGGAAGCCGACAAGATGATCAGCAGGATCCTGAAGAGGGTCTGCGGCTTCTACCCTCAGTACATCGGCGTTGATGTCGA GCCCAAGAGTCTGCGCCCGTTCCTGAAAGAGGACAGGTTCTACACCTTTGTCGGCTTCAGTATTGAAGGTGACAAAGAGATGCTGCGAAGTTCTGGTTTGGAGATCAACCCCGACAAGTACATCGACATCCAGCGCAAATGGAGAGTTCCTTTCATGGGAAGAAAGAGGTACCACTCTTTGGCTGATGTTGCAGGGAGCGTGATCCACCCATTCTACAAACAGATGAAGGATAAGATTGATAGGGTTGAAGACCATAAACTGTGGGGGATCAGTCCACTGCCAAATTACCTCATTGAGTATGCAACGATAGATGCGTACGCCACCTACTAG